A genomic stretch from Sulfurihydrogenibium azorense Az-Fu1 includes:
- a CDS encoding glycoside hydrolase family 57 protein, with amino-acid sequence MKGYWMLVLHSHLPFVKHPEYEYFLEEHWLFEAITETYIPLLMTFKQLKDENVDFRLTTSLTPPLLSMLTDKHLMSKYEKYLDKMILLTEKEINRTKASPTFNKLARFYNERFLKIKDFYYGFLGRNVLNGYRYFEESKNLEIITCNATHGFLPLLSPNITAIERQIDLAVKSHERFFGKKPKGIWLAECAYYDGLDKILSKYGIEYFFLDSHGVIFGKPFPRYGVFAPVYTPSKVAVFARDPESSKQVWSAKEGYPGDPNYRDFYRDIGFDLDFEYIKDFISPDGVRVYTGIKYYKITGDVDLSQKKPYDPDKAYEMTKVHAGHFHISREKQMEHLSKYMDRLPLVVSPYDAELFGHWWFEGPDFLYNVFKMIDTYKQFKPITPSEYLDLYPENQVVRPSPSSWGDKGYYEVWLNPENHWVYKYLHQMEEDLVKVKKVYESNDIIKQMERELLLAQSSDWTFLITTQTAKQYATNRLKEHIGNFYRLKEMLDTNIIDFGYLTKLKEKNSIFSDIL; translated from the coding sequence ATGAAAGGTTATTGGATGCTTGTTTTACATTCCCACTTACCATTTGTAAAACATCCAGAGTATGAGTACTTTTTGGAAGAACACTGGCTCTTTGAAGCAATCACCGAAACTTACATTCCACTTTTAATGACTTTTAAACAACTTAAAGATGAAAATGTTGACTTTAGACTCACAACTTCTTTAACTCCACCACTACTAAGTATGCTAACAGATAAACATTTAATGTCTAAGTATGAAAAGTACTTAGATAAAATGATACTCCTTACAGAAAAAGAGATAAACAGAACAAAAGCAAGTCCTACATTTAACAAGCTTGCAAGGTTTTACAATGAAAGATTTTTAAAGATAAAAGATTTTTACTACGGATTTTTAGGTAGAAACGTCTTAAACGGATATAGATACTTTGAAGAGAGTAAAAATTTAGAGATAATTACCTGTAATGCTACCCATGGATTTTTACCTCTGCTATCTCCAAACATCACGGCCATAGAAAGACAGATAGATTTAGCCGTAAAATCCCATGAGAGATTCTTTGGAAAAAAACCAAAAGGTATATGGCTTGCTGAATGTGCATACTACGATGGACTTGATAAGATACTTTCAAAGTATGGTATTGAGTACTTTTTTCTAGATTCCCACGGTGTTATATTTGGAAAACCTTTTCCAAGGTACGGCGTTTTTGCTCCTGTTTATACACCTTCAAAAGTAGCAGTTTTTGCAAGAGACCCAGAATCATCAAAACAGGTATGGAGTGCAAAAGAAGGCTATCCCGGAGACCCAAACTACAGAGATTTTTACAGGGATATAGGTTTTGACCTTGACTTTGAGTACATCAAAGATTTTATAAGTCCAGATGGAGTAAGGGTTTATACCGGAATAAAGTACTATAAAATTACAGGAGATGTAGATTTATCACAGAAAAAACCTTACGACCCGGATAAAGCTTATGAGATGACGAAAGTACATGCAGGACACTTTCACATATCAAGAGAAAAACAGATGGAACATCTATCAAAGTATATGGATAGACTTCCTCTAGTAGTAAGTCCGTACGACGCAGAACTTTTTGGACATTGGTGGTTTGAAGGTCCTGACTTTTTATATAACGTATTTAAGATGATAGATACTTACAAACAGTTTAAACCAATAACTCCTTCTGAGTATTTAGACCTTTACCCTGAAAATCAGGTAGTTAGACCTTCTCCTTCATCTTGGGGAGATAAAGGATATTACGAAGTTTGGTTAAATCCAGAAAATCATTGGGTTTACAAATACCTTCACCAAATGGAAGAAGACCTTGTGAAAGTAAAGAAAGTATACGAAAGTAATGATATAATAAAACAGATGGAAAGAGAGCTTCTTTTAGCCCAAAGTAGCGATTGGACTTTTTTAATAACTACACAAACAGCAAAACAGTATGCAACAAACAGACTTAAAGAGCATATAGGCAACTTTTACAGGTTGAAAGAGATGTTAGATACAAATATAATAGATTTTGGTTACTTAACCAAGTTAAAAGAAAAAAATTCAATATTCTCAGATATTTTATAA
- a CDS encoding KamA family radical SAM protein: protein MRVLEGEYWKEIPLYSEISQYQWKDWKWQIKNRLKTLEDIKKILPNVNEDVFKKVSQIYHFGTTPYYIFLADRTNLEDPILKQILPDEKEIDEKYQEGAFLDPFLEDEKSPVLGLTHRYPDRVLFRATNFCSVYCRHCMRKRMFLEDERARTKQEYDVMFEYIKSNKAIKEVLVSGGDPLTLPNQKIEYIIKNLYEIDHVDIIRIGSRELVSNPFRFYDEELLEIFEKYDKVWIVTHFNHPNEITSETKKAVKNILSTGTPVLNQTVLLKGINDDKYTMENLMRSLLKVKIKPYYLFHCDPTKGVYHFKTGIEKGLEIMEHLRGRVSGLGNPTFAVDLVNGLGKVPLLPEYLISKKNGFYEFKNYQGKTVKIKI from the coding sequence TTGAGAGTATTAGAGGGAGAGTACTGGAAAGAGATACCACTTTACAGTGAAATATCACAATACCAGTGGAAAGATTGGAAGTGGCAGATAAAAAACCGTTTAAAGACGTTAGAAGATATAAAGAAAATACTGCCTAACGTAAACGAAGATGTATTTAAAAAAGTTTCCCAGATTTACCACTTTGGAACAACACCTTACTACATTTTTTTAGCTGATAGAACTAACTTAGAAGACCCAATTTTAAAACAGATACTACCAGATGAAAAAGAGATAGACGAAAAATACCAAGAAGGGGCTTTTTTAGACCCATTTTTAGAAGATGAAAAATCTCCAGTACTCGGACTCACCCATAGATATCCTGATAGGGTTTTATTTAGAGCAACAAATTTTTGTAGTGTTTACTGTAGACATTGTATGAGAAAAAGAATGTTTTTAGAAGATGAAAGAGCAAGGACAAAACAAGAGTACGATGTTATGTTTGAATACATAAAGTCAAATAAAGCTATAAAAGAAGTTTTAGTATCAGGTGGAGACCCTCTTACACTTCCCAATCAAAAAATTGAGTACATAATTAAAAATCTTTATGAAATAGACCATGTAGATATAATAAGAATAGGCTCAAGAGAGCTTGTATCAAACCCTTTTAGATTTTACGATGAGGAGCTACTGGAGATTTTTGAAAAGTACGATAAAGTATGGATAGTTACCCACTTTAATCATCCAAACGAAATAACTTCTGAAACAAAGAAGGCAGTTAAAAACATCTTGTCTACAGGAACACCTGTATTAAATCAAACAGTTTTACTAAAAGGTATAAACGATGATAAATATACAATGGAAAATTTAATGAGGTCACTTTTAAAAGTAAAAATAAAACCATACTACTTATTCCACTGTGACCCAACAAAAGGTGTTTACCACTTTAAAACCGGAATAGAGAAAGGTCTTGAAATAATGGAACATCTAAGGGGAAGGGTTTCAGGTTTAGGCAATCCTACCTTTGCGGTAGACCTTGTAAACGGGTTAGGTAAAGTACCTTTACTCCCAGAGTATTTAATAAGTAAAAAGAATGGGTTTTATGAGTTTAAAAATTACCAAGGTAAAACAGTCAAAATAAAAATTTGA
- the tyrS gene encoding tyrosine--tRNA ligase: protein MLSPEEQLKLIKKGTLEIISEEELLDKLKEGRPLIVKAGFDPTAPDLHLGHTVLLQKLRTFQQLGHTVYFIIGDFTAMIGDPSGRDQTRPPLTKQQVLENAKTYKEQVFKVLDPEKTVVVFNSSWLGEMKAEDLIKLTAKYTVARMLEREDFKKRFKENIPISIHEFIYPLLQAYDSVAIKADVELGGSDQRFNLLIGRDIQKEYGIEKPQVAILLPLLVGTDGVKKMSKSYGNYIGITEPPEDMFGKVMSISDELMWQYWELLTDLTVEEIDKMKKDVESGVLHPMEVKKQLAMYIVERFHDKDSAIKAKEHFEKVHSKKEIPDDIPVINVKDLNIEDKEIELFELIYLLNLAPSKAEAKRLIKQGGVKIDGEKVDDFLYKVDLTKEHIIQAGKRKFVKLQV from the coding sequence ATGCTATCACCTGAAGAGCAGCTTAAGTTGATAAAAAAAGGAACCTTGGAGATAATATCAGAAGAAGAGCTGTTAGATAAATTAAAAGAAGGGAGACCTTTAATAGTAAAAGCTGGGTTTGATCCTACAGCTCCGGATTTACACCTTGGACATACAGTTTTACTTCAAAAATTAAGGACTTTTCAACAACTTGGACACACAGTTTACTTTATAATCGGTGATTTTACAGCAATGATAGGAGACCCTTCTGGTAGAGACCAGACAAGACCACCTCTTACAAAACAGCAAGTCTTAGAAAATGCAAAAACTTACAAAGAACAAGTTTTTAAAGTTTTAGACCCGGAAAAAACAGTAGTAGTGTTTAACAGCTCTTGGCTTGGAGAGATGAAAGCAGAAGATTTAATAAAGTTGACTGCCAAATACACTGTTGCAAGAATGTTAGAAAGAGAAGACTTTAAGAAAAGATTCAAAGAGAACATTCCAATATCAATCCACGAGTTTATATATCCTCTTTTACAAGCTTACGACTCTGTTGCAATAAAAGCTGATGTAGAGCTTGGAGGGTCAGACCAAAGATTTAACCTACTTATAGGAAGGGATATACAAAAAGAGTACGGTATAGAAAAACCACAGGTTGCGATTTTACTACCTCTCTTAGTTGGTACAGACGGCGTTAAAAAGATGAGTAAATCATACGGAAACTACATAGGAATAACAGAACCACCAGAAGATATGTTTGGAAAGGTAATGTCTATATCAGATGAACTTATGTGGCAGTATTGGGAGCTCCTTACAGACCTTACAGTGGAAGAGATTGATAAAATGAAAAAAGACGTAGAAAGTGGAGTACTCCACCCAATGGAAGTAAAAAAACAACTTGCTATGTACATAGTAGAAAGATTTCACGATAAAGACTCTGCTATTAAGGCAAAAGAACATTTTGAAAAAGTCCACTCTAAAAAAGAGATTCCTGACGATATACCTGTTATAAATGTTAAAGATTTAAATATTGAAGATAAAGAAATAGAGCTTTTTGAACTCATTTACCTACTAAACCTTGCACCATCTAAAGCAGAAGCGAAAAGACTTATAAAGCAAGGAGGAGTAAAAATAGACGGAGAGAAAGTTGATGATTTTTTATATAAAGTAGACTTAACAAAAGAGCATATAATACAAGCTGGCAAAAGAAAGTTTGTTAAGCTTCAAGTTTAA